One segment of Thermodesulfobacteriota bacterium DNA contains the following:
- a CDS encoding fused MFS/spermidine synthase — protein MALVVVFTAALVVSAALLFSVQPMFTRMVLPMLGGTPAVWNTSLVFYQAALLAGYVYAHITARWLGVRRQAALHMVLLLAAFLALPVGLPEGWTPAGSGSPILWLFTVLLVSVGLPFFVVSATAPMLQKWFSQTGHPDASDPYFLYAASNAGSIVALLGYPLLAEPYLRLKGQAFAWTGGYVLLVVLISACALIVWRTTVSGAREESPAPGEDSVSGEVLAPPDGGRRVWWVLLSFVPSSLLLGVTTHISTDIASVPLLWVVPLALYLLTFVIVFARRPVLGHSLMLRVQPILIVAVLALLVEGWVVIWWVAFPLHLAAFFVTAMVCHGELVSSRPPAADLTEFYIWMSVGGILGGVFSAIVAPVVFDSVAEYPLAIVLACLLRPFTGLGGPKPYDRALDFILPLLALVLLRGVDLGYDAGILERGGNDTVAIVSLTAVFCYFMSERPVRFGLTVGAVVLAGALWGRMETDVVYKERSFFGVSRVKLEVEGRYTTLYHGTTIHGVQSTDPARRLEPLAYYTREGPIGDVFGALSTRPGPLRVAVIGLGSGVMAGYARPGDQWTFYEVDPVVERIARDTRYFTFLEDSPAEVDVVLGDGRLSLESAPDGQYDLLVFDAFSSDAIPMHLITREALRLYTSKLADGGIMAFHISDRYLNLGPVLAALAEDAGLSAMAKEVGDEGEASRETFEFGSVWVVMARRMNDMEELAEYPWWEPMPTKPEDGSWPAPWTDDFSNILDALRWKM, from the coding sequence ATGGCGCTTGTCGTAGTCTTTACCGCAGCCCTGGTCGTGAGCGCGGCGCTCCTGTTTTCGGTCCAGCCGATGTTCACCCGGATGGTCCTGCCCATGCTGGGAGGCACGCCGGCGGTCTGGAACACCAGCCTGGTCTTCTATCAGGCGGCACTGCTCGCCGGCTATGTCTATGCCCATATAACGGCAAGGTGGCTCGGGGTAAGGCGCCAGGCCGCGTTGCATATGGTGCTCCTTCTGGCAGCCTTCCTGGCCCTGCCGGTCGGGCTCCCCGAGGGCTGGACCCCGGCGGGGTCCGGCAGCCCCATACTGTGGCTCTTTACGGTACTACTGGTATCGGTGGGGCTGCCTTTCTTCGTCGTATCGGCCACGGCCCCGATGCTCCAGAAGTGGTTCTCGCAGACGGGCCACCCGGATGCGAGTGACCCGTACTTCCTGTACGCGGCGAGTAACGCCGGGAGCATAGTGGCGCTTCTCGGCTATCCGCTGCTGGCCGAGCCCTACCTCCGCCTCAAAGGGCAGGCCTTTGCGTGGACCGGGGGATACGTCCTGCTGGTCGTCTTGATCTCCGCGTGCGCCTTGATTGTGTGGAGGACGACCGTAAGCGGAGCGCGCGAAGAGTCCCCGGCCCCCGGAGAGGACTCAGTGTCCGGCGAGGTCCTTGCACCACCGGACGGCGGCAGGCGCGTGTGGTGGGTGCTTCTGAGCTTCGTCCCATCGAGCCTGCTCCTGGGAGTTACCACGCATATCAGTACGGACATAGCCTCGGTACCGCTTCTCTGGGTGGTCCCGCTCGCGCTTTATCTCCTTACGTTCGTCATAGTGTTTGCCAGGAGGCCCGTCCTCGGCCACAGCCTGATGCTGAGGGTGCAGCCCATCCTCATCGTGGCCGTCCTGGCGCTGCTCGTCGAGGGGTGGGTGGTCATATGGTGGGTGGCCTTCCCCTTGCACCTCGCGGCGTTTTTCGTGACCGCGATGGTCTGCCACGGCGAGCTCGTAAGCAGTCGCCCCCCGGCCGCGGACCTTACCGAGTTCTACATCTGGATGTCGGTGGGCGGTATCCTGGGGGGCGTGTTCAGCGCGATAGTGGCCCCTGTGGTCTTCGACTCCGTGGCCGAGTACCCGCTGGCTATAGTGCTGGCCTGCCTCCTCCGCCCGTTTACCGGGCTCGGCGGCCCGAAGCCGTACGACCGCGCCCTCGACTTCATCCTGCCGCTCCTCGCGCTTGTGCTGCTCCGGGGGGTCGACCTCGGTTATGACGCGGGCATCCTCGAGAGGGGAGGGAATGACACGGTTGCCATCGTTTCCCTTACGGCTGTCTTCTGTTACTTCATGAGCGAGCGGCCCGTACGTTTCGGCCTGACGGTCGGCGCGGTCGTTCTGGCCGGTGCTTTGTGGGGCCGGATGGAGACCGACGTGGTGTACAAAGAGAGGAGTTTCTTCGGCGTGTCAAGGGTTAAGCTGGAAGTCGAAGGCCGGTATACCACCCTTTACCACGGCACCACCATACACGGCGTGCAGAGCACGGACCCCGCCCGGCGTTTAGAGCCGCTCGCCTACTATACGCGCGAGGGGCCGATAGGGGACGTGTTCGGTGCGTTATCGACAAGGCCCGGCCCGCTCCGGGTCGCGGTCATAGGGCTCGGCAGCGGGGTCATGGCCGGATACGCGAGGCCCGGGGACCAATGGACCTTCTACGAGGTCGACCCGGTGGTGGAGCGCATCGCGCGCGATACGCGTTACTTCACCTTCCTGGAGGACTCCCCGGCGGAAGTCGACGTGGTCCTCGGCGACGGGCGGCTCTCGCTCGAGAGCGCCCCGGACGGCCAATACGACCTGCTCGTCTTCGACGCCTTCAGCTCGGATGCCATCCCCATGCACCTCATTACCAGGGAGGCGTTGAGGCTCTATACCTCCAAACTCGCCGACGGCGGGATCATGGCCTTCCACATCTCGGACAGGTACCTAAACCTGGGCCCGGTGCTTGCCGCCCTTGCAGAAGACGCGGGCCTTTCCGCCATGGCAAAAGAGGTGGGTGACGAAGGCGAAGCCAGCAGAGAGACGTTTGAGTTCGGCTCGGTCTGGGTGGTGATGGCGCGCCGGATGAATGATATGGAGGAACTGGCCGAATATCCCTGGTGGGAGCCGATGCCGACCAAGCCGGAAGACGGGTCGTGGCCCGCCCCCTGGACCGACGACTTCTCGAATATCCTCGATGCCCTCAGGTGGAAGATGTAG